Proteins from a single region of Engystomops pustulosus chromosome 5, aEngPut4.maternal, whole genome shotgun sequence:
- the ZBTB10 gene encoding zinc finger and BTB domain-containing protein 10, whose protein sequence is MAEMNRRTLAFRGGGGLAAVSGAPVNNNNNNGVSSGLLSVDEASAWSLSRQLNGGSGAAAPGEEEEVEVELEPEGLLDDDEEETEAYPGVVLGGRSDSRQNVGSGDSSDDDEEDDDEDDEEEDEAPGQQGAEQQPAAPPEDEDCSIQGDGPRRYGLLPAARSQSLLPSLHCSFQGSWLHEFPWLRFCQETGLMSCAWCHKEAGGHDELAKGTHTYKRALLVRHCQTAEHRLSDPTAQEPELKQEVPETYSDYSIKPNENSYCYQLLQELNEQRKKGILCDVNIVVSGKVFRAHKNILVAGSRFFKTLYCFTNKDSRDQTTVTYLDVVAVHGFSVILDFMYSGNLVLTSQNAIEVMTVASYLQMTEVVQSCRNFIKDALNISIKSEAPESVVVSYNKRKNSEGNSSREQKSASFWATRNLTSLASNVKLDPEGFSVEETSAENFQANDSTWIQDSSPEVTEIEPPAQGKVFVWNDMASNAVGVQETNKPRRKNQTTKRFVYNIPPNNELQVDGNTMLPQSVPYQEEDVQCFQDGAGTSNEFKFSMFPDTWPRETWENGDASTGLNKLKCPHCNYVAKYRRTLKRHLLIHTGVRSFSCDICGKLFTRREHVKRHSLVHKKDKKYKCMVCKKIFMLAASVGIRHGSRRYGVCVDCVDKSQPGLQEAGVEQVTDQDFPRDEEYDDNDPVEAVDGDDDLVDEGEDQNDHSRWSEQNDPSRWGEQNDPSQWERQKPQARWDESGDVCMTIDD, encoded by the exons ATGGCGGAGATGAACCGCAGGACCTTGGCCTTCAGAGGCGGCGGAGGCCTGGCCGCGGTGTCGGGGGCCCCCGTGAACAATAACAACAACAATGGCGTCAGCTCGGGGCTGCTCTCTGTGGACGAGGCCTCGGCCTGGAGCCTGAGCCGACAACTCAACGGGGGGAGCGGAGCCGCGGCCCCCGGGgaagaggaggaagtggaggTGGAACTGGAGCCTGAGGGCCTGCTGGACGACGACGAGGAGGAGACCGAGGCCTACCCGGGAGTAGTGCTGGGCGGCCGCAGCGACAGCCGGCAGAACGTGGGCAGCGGCGACAGCAGCGACGACGACGAGGAGGATGACGATGAAGACGACgaggaggaggacgaggcgccCGGGCAGCAGGGAGCGGAGCAGCAGCCGGCGGCCCCCCCGGAGGACGAGGACTGCAGCATCCAGGGAGACGGGCCCCGGCGCTACGGCCTCCTGCCCGCCGCCCGCAGCCAGTCCCTGCTGCCCAGCCTGCACTGCTCCTTCCAGGGCTCGTGGCTGCACGAGTTCCCGTGGCTGCGCTTCTGCCAGGAGACCGGCCTCATGTCCTGCGCCTGGTGCCACAAGGAGGCGGGCGGCCACGACGAGCTGGCCAAGGGCACTCACACCTACAAGAGGGCGCTGCTGGTGCGCCACTGCCAGACCGCCGAGCACCGCCTCAGCGACCCCACCGCTCAG GAGCCTGAATTAAAACAGGAAGTGCCAGAAACCTACAGTGACTATAGTATAAAGCCAAATGAGAATTCCTACTGTTATCAGCTTCTGCAGGAACTAAATGAGCAGAGAAAGAAGGGCATCCTCTGCGATGTCAACATTGTTGTAAGTGGCAAGGTTTTCCGAGCTCACAAGAACATCCTGGTTGCAGGCAGCCGTTTTTTTAAAACCTTATACTGTTTCACAAACAAAGACAGCCGTGACCAAACCACTGTTACGTACTTGGACGTTGTCGCCGTTCATGGATTTTCCGTCATCTTGGACTTCATGTATTCTGGGAATCTTGTACTCACAAGCCAAAATGCCATAGAGGTGATGACCGTGGCCAGCTATCTCCAGATGACTGAGGTGGTCCAGTCATGTCGTAATTTCATCAAAGATGCCTTGAATATAAGCATAAAGTCTGAAGCTCCTGAAAGTGTTGTGGTCAGCTACAATAAAAGAAAGAACAGTGAGGGAAACTCCTCTCGGGAGCAGAAATCGGCCAGCTTCTGGGCCACCCGCAACCTTACCAGTTTAGCCAGCAATGTAAAGCTAGATCCAGAAGGGTTCAGTGTCGAAGAAACCTCCGCCGAAAACTTCCAAGCCAATGATTCAACGTGGATTCAGGATAGTTCTCCAGAAGTTACAGAAATCGAGCCCCCAGCTCAGGGAAAGGTGTTTGTATGGAATGACATGGCTTCAAATGCAGTAGGTGTGCAAGAGACGAATAAACCGAGGAGGAAAAACCAAACTACAAAGAGATTTGTTTATAACATCCCTCCAAACAATGAACTTCAGGTAGATGGAAACACAATGCTGCCACAGTCTGTCCCTTACCAAGAGGAGGATGTGCAATGTTTCCAGGATGGAGCAG gaACTTCAAATGAATTCAAGTTCAGTATGTTCCCAGATACCTGGCCAAGGGAAACGTGGGAAAACG GAGATGCATCAACCGGCCTCAACAAACTAAAATGTCCTCACTGCAACTATGTAGCAAAATACAGAAGAACTCTCAAGAGACATTTACTTATTCACACCGGAGTGAGATCTTTTAGCTGCGATATCTGCGGAAAGCTGTTTACTCGGAGAGAGCATGTCAAGAGACATTCCCTG GTGCATAAAAAAGATAAGAAATACAAGTGCATGGTGTGTAAGAAGATCTTCATGCTGGCGGCAAGCGTTGGAATCCGGCATGGCTCTAGACGCTATGGAGTGTGTGTGGACTGTGTGGATAAATCCCAGCCAGGGCTTCAGGAGGCCGGAGTAGAACAAGTGACAGACCAAGACTTCCCCAGGGACGAAGAATATGATGACAATGACCCTGTGGAGGCAGTAGACGGAGACGACGACCTGGTGGACGAAGGAGAAGATCAGAACGACCATTCTCGGTGGTCGGAGCAAAATGACCCATCACGCTGGGGAGAACAGAACGATCCTTCACAGTGGGAACGACAGAAACCTCAGGCTCGATGGGACGAGTCAGGAGACGTCTGTATGACGATAGACGACTGA